The DNA sequence GCGGCGAGCAGCGGTGCCGCGCTGACGGTGTCGATCGCGCAGTTCGGTTCCACCCGCAGCATCAACGCCGCCGTCGCCGCGGGAATTGCGATGCATGCCTGGATCAGGCGCTGGGCTGACCTTTCCCGGGCCTGGTAGGGCAGGATTGGACACCATGGACCAGCTGTGGGCGAACCGGGCGGCCAGCGCTGAGGCGGCCGTTGCACGACGACACCTCAAACGGCTCTGGCAGCTACCCGGTGCGCAACTCGGAGTCGTCGGGTGGCCGCCCACTCGCCGCGACTCGCTGTACGGCACCTGGCACTACTGGTGGCAGGCTCATCTGCTGGATTGTCTGGTCGACGCCCAGCTGCGCGACCCGCAGCCCCAGCGACTGACCAGTATTTCCCGGCAGATTCGCGGACACCGGATCCGCAACAACGGCCGGTGGACCAACAGCTACTACGACGACATGGCCTGGCTGGCCCTGGCCCTGGAGCGTGCCGGCCGGTTGGTCGGCATCGACCGTGAACGTGCACTGAAGACTCTCGGTGAGCAATTCGTGAAGTCCTGGGTGCCGGAGGACGGTGGCGGAATCCCTTGGCGCAAGCAGGATCAGTTCTTCAACGCTCCCGCCAACGGCCCGGCAGGTATCTTCCTGGCCCGCCATGGTGATCGGTTGCGTCGCGCCCAGCAGATGGCTGACTGGATCGACGAGACGCTGATCGACCCTGACACGCATCTGGTCTTCGACGGCATCAAGGGTGGCTCGCTGGTGCGCGCCCAGTACACCTACTGCCAGGGCGTGGTGCTGGGCCTGGAAACCGAACTGGCGGTGCGGACCTCCGATGAACGGCATCCCGCACGAGCGCGGCGGCTGGTCGCCGCAATCGACGCGCAGATGGCGCCGAACGGGGTGATCAAGGGTGCCGGCGGCGGTGACGGCGGCTTGTTCGCCGGGATCACCGCCCGTTATCTGGCGTTAGCGGCGACCGCGCTACCCGGCGAGACCGCCGAGGACGTCGCCGCCCGGGA is a window from the Mycolicibacterium anyangense genome containing:
- a CDS encoding glycoside hydrolase family 76 protein, producing MDQLWANRAASAEAAVARRHLKRLWQLPGAQLGVVGWPPTRRDSLYGTWHYWWQAHLLDCLVDAQLRDPQPQRLTSISRQIRGHRIRNNGRWTNSYYDDMAWLALALERAGRLVGIDRERALKTLGEQFVKSWVPEDGGGIPWRKQDQFFNAPANGPAGIFLARHGDRLRRAQQMADWIDETLIDPDTHLVFDGIKGGSLVRAQYTYCQGVVLGLETELAVRTSDERHPARARRLVAAIDAQMAPNGVIKGAGGGDGGLFAGITARYLALAATALPGETAEDVAARDTARRIVHDSAQAAWDNRQTVDGLPLFGPFWDRTAEIPAAGGTEAQFIEGAVHSSATPERDLSVQLSGWMLMEAAHTVSQ